A stretch of the Nicotiana tabacum cultivar K326 chromosome 6, ASM71507v2, whole genome shotgun sequence genome encodes the following:
- the LOC107770828 gene encoding calcium-dependent protein kinase 26 produces MAVAKSDSNAESSRCSCSCYKVANLSETILDANHTANLHDRYILGEQLGWGQFGIIRTCSDKFTGEVLACKSIAKNRLVTQEDVRSVKLEIEIMTRLSGHPNVVDLKAVYEEETYVHLVMELCAGGELFHQLERHGRFSEAEAGVLFHDLMEVVMYCHQKGIVHRDLKPENILLATKGSSSPIKLADFGLATYIKPGESLHGTVGSPFYIAPEVLAGGYNQAADIWSAGVILYILLSGIPPFWGKTKSKIFDAVRAADLWFPSDRWDTISSSAKELIKGMLCKDPSQRLTTQQILDHAWLRDSSSHFNEPCLKVHSDEGSYCSSLMARNQDISFGTGSAVLCDAQSPKFTCRPSFSTLLTEQSITSYESAVFSFSSTGGSNGHEFATPVPTLPSFTFFCSSLVVDQGSYEVDLSVRASDVDLLHKDASMGTVFMLPDSPVAVVREKTVEVRKSGSNGSRTLGIQSRRNHTIGLGEFEQLDIMVTESVIRWASCTCLPTTTSLRSSLVC; encoded by the exons ATGGCTGTTGCCAAGAGCGACAGTAACGCTGAATCATCGCGCTGTTCATGTAGTTGCTATAAAGTTGCAAACTTGAGTGAAACCATTTTGGATGCAAATCATACTGCTAATCTGCATGATCGTTACATTCTTGGAGAACAGCTTGGCTGGGGCCAGTTTGGAATAATAAGGACATGCTCTGACAAGTTCACCGGAGAGGTATTGGCCTGCAAATCCATTGCTAAAAATAGATTGGTGACTCAGGAGGATGTACGAAGTGTCAAGCTTGAAATTGAAATAATGACCAGGCTCTCTGGCCACCCAAACGTCGTTGATCTCAAGGCGGTTTATGAGGAAGAAACTTATGTACATCTAGTAATGGAGCTTTGTGCCGGGGGAGAACTTTTCCATCAGCTGGAGAGGCATGGGAGATTTTCTGAGGCTGAGGCCGGGGTTCTCTTCCATGACCTAATGGAAGTGGTGATGTACTGTCATCAGAAAGGCATCGTTCACAGAGATCTGAAGCCAGAGAACATTCTCTTGGCTACAAAGggttcttcttctccaataaaaTTAGCTGATTTTGGTCTTGCAACCTACATCAAGCCAG GTGAAAGTTTGCATGGTACTGTTGGCAGCCCGTTTTATATAGCTCCGGAGGTCTTAGCAGGAGGTTATAATCAAGCAGCTGATATTTGGAGTGCTGGTGTTATTCTGTACATTCTTCTTAGTGGAATACCACCATTTTGGGGGAAGACAAAGTCGAAGATATTTGATGCTGTTAGGGCAGCTGATTTGTGGTTTCCTTCTGATCGCTGGGATACAATATCGTCTTCGGCAAAAGAGTTGATTAAAGGAATGCTATGTAAAGATCCTTCTCAGAGGCTTACAACTCAGCAAATTCTCG ATCATGCTTGGTTACGGGATAGCTCATCGCATTTCAATGAACCATGCCTTAAAGTGCACTCAGATGAAGGCTCCTACTGCTCTTCGCTTATGGCTAGGAATCAGGATATCAGTTTTGGCACAGGTTCTGCCGTTTTATGTGATGCCCAATCGCCAAAATTCACGTGCCGCCCATCGTTTTCTACTTTACTAACAGAACAATCAATAACTTCCTATGAATCCGCTGTATTCTCTTTCAGTAGTACTGGTGGATCAAATGGCCATGAGTTTGCTACTCCAGTTCCAACATTGCCGAGTTTTACATTCTTCTGCTCGAGTTTAGTTGTTGATCAAGGGAGTTATGAAGTGGATTTATCTGTAAGAGCATCTGATGTAGATTTACTTCATAAAG ATGCCAGTATGGGGACGGTGTTTATGTTGCCAGACTCTCCTGTAGCAGTGGTAAGAGAGAAAACAGTAGAGGTTAGAAAGAGTGGATCAAATGGATCTAGAACTCTAGGCATTCAGAGCAGGAGAAACCATACAATTGGTCTTGGTGAATTTGAGCAGCTTGATATTATGGTAACTGAATCAGTTATCCGATGGGCGTCATGCACGTGTCTTCCCACCACCACATCACTCAGGTCTTCTCTTGTCTGTTGA
- the LOC107770827 gene encoding uncharacterized protein LOC107770827 — MGSQIYSPSPQFSTQLPKTKSRHISSFSSLQLKPRISIISSQQQPQSAGAVTETTIPRTGTYNVDFKTFEACKLGISRYPDFVYNAKGGSGTGTGKRIESSDEIAVDFDLEKLYIPPLTSATAKFLGLPLPPFLKIDVVPELLRGYVNQETGKVNLEFKAKFWFSVGTIYRAPPLLVETLLTSEETKGRIREGRGERLNEEGRCKLVGVATVEPIDDSFMNTFLSLPTECLAKMNARISFSST, encoded by the exons ATGGGGTCTCAAATTTACTCACCAAGTCCTCaattctccacccaacttcccaAAACCAAATCAAGACATATATCTTCATTTTCCTCACTTCAGTTAAAACCCAGAATTAGCATCATAAGTTCACAGCAACAGCCACAATCTGCTGGTGCTGTTACTGAAACAACAATTCCAAGAACTGGTACATACAATGTGGACTTCAAGACTTTTGAAGCTTGCAAACTTGGTATTTCTAGATACCCAGATTTTGTGTATAATGCCAAAGGAGGTTCAGGTACTGGAACTGGCAAAAGAATTGAGTCAAGCGACGAAATTGCCGTTGATTTTGACTTGGAAAAACTGTACATTCCTCCATTAACATCTGCAACTGCTAAGTTCTTGGGATTGCCATTGCCCCCTTTTCTGAAAATTGATGTTGTCCCCGAGCTCCTTAGAGGATATGTCAACCAAGAAACTGGCAAG GTCAATCTGGAGTTCAAGGCCAAGTTCTGGTTTTCAGTTGGAACCATCTACAGAGCGCCACCATTGCTTGTGGAGACGCTTTTAACGTCAGAAGAAACGAAGGGAAGAATTAGAGAAGGAAGAGGGGAGAGGCTAAATGAAGAAGGAAGGTGCAAACTTGTTGGGGTGGCAACGGTTGAACCTATTGACGACTCGTTTATGAATACATTCCTTAGCCTTCCAACAGAATGTCTGGCAAAAatgaatgctagaatctcattTTCCAGTACGTAG
- the LOC107770825 gene encoding ABC transporter B family member 28 isoform X1 — protein MASTVTNSFCLSLNPAITQWRRNQQVLIRRPSQFSISSTQRPFRPQSISCRKLKRSVISSAYITGPAFDAIVSENDPKFEESDDSFVAVEPVEVISWGFMWKLVSRHKLRLIASVLTLIGCTTCTLTMPLLSGRFFEVLIGTRPEPLLELLSKVGLLYALEPIFTIIYVVNMNSIWEKVMSSLRAQIFQRVLIQKVEFFDRYKVGELTALLTTDLGSLKNIVSENTSRDRGFRALSEVVGTLSLLFALSPQLAPILGVLMLTVSILVAVYKRTTVNVFKAHGLVQASIADSVAESFSAIRTVRSFSGEKRQMSVFARQVLEYESSGIKLGTFKSFNESVTRVAVYISLMALYCLGGSKVKAGEMSVGIVASFIGYTFTLTFAVQGLVNTFGDLRTAFAATERINSVLSGAEIDEALAYSLEKDMKQKKVRDETLELYLVNGSNEKKQSTKTRYMSSLKLGSSVRSLAETGDICLEDVYFSYPVRPDVEILCGLNLMLKCGTVTALVGPSGAGKSTVVQLLARFYEPTRGRITVAGEDLRTFDKSEWARVVSIVNQEPVLFSVSVGENIAYGLPDEFVSKDDVIKAARAANAHEFIISMPQGYDTLVGERGGLLSGGQRQRIAIARALLKNAPILILDEATSALDTVSERLVQEALDHLMKGRTTLVIAHRLSTVQNADQIALCSDGKIAELGTHFELLERKGQYASLVDTQRLAFE, from the exons ATGGCTAGTACTGTAACTAACTCCTTCTGTCTTTCTCTCAACCCCGCCATTACACAATGGCGGCGCAATCAACAAGTCTTAATCCGGCGACCATCTCAATTCTCTATCTCTTCAACACAACGTCCATTTCGCCCACAATCCATTAGTTGCCGGAAACTGAAACGGTCCGTGATATCTTCAGCTTACATTACGGGCCCTGCTTTTGATGCTATTGTTTCAGAAAACGATCCTAAATTCGAAGAATCGGATGATAGTTTCGTGGCAGTTGAGCCAGTTGAAGTTATCAGTTGGGGTTTTATGTGGAAACTTGTTTCTCGCCACAAGTTGAGGCTCATTGCTTCTGTTCTCACTCTTATCGGCTGTACAACTTGTACTCTCACCATGCCTTTACTTTCCG GAAGATTTTTTGAAGTACTTATCGGAACAAGACCAGAGCCTCTGTTGGAACTGCTCAGTAAAGTGGGACTTCTATATGCACTGGAGCCAATTTTTACAATTATCTATGTGGTGAACATGAATTCCATTTGGGAGAAGGTTATGTCCAGCTTAAGGGCTCAAATTTTTCAGAGAGTACTGATTCAAAAG GTTGAGTTTTTTGACCGTTACAAG GTTGGTGAGTTAACAGCTCTATTAACAACTGATCTTGGTTCACTCAAAAATATTGTCAGTGAGAATACTTCACGGGATCGTGGTTTTAGGGCATTATCAGAG GTGGTTGGAACATTGTCCTTATTGTTTGCTCTATCTCCTCAGCTTGCTCCAATTTTGGGCGTACTCATGCTCACCGTGTCTATTTTAGTCG CTGTGTACAAGAGGACAACTGTAAATGTCTTCAAGGCTCATGGACTGGTCCAAGCATCAATAGCTGATTCTGTGGCCGAGTCATTTTCTGCCATTCGCACT GTGAGGTCATTTAGTGGGGAGAAGCGTCAGATGTCAGTGTTTGCTCGCCAG GTACTCGAGTATGAGAGTAGTGGAATAAAGCTTGGAACGTTCAAATCCTTCAATGAGTCAGTAACTAGGGTGGCAGTTTATATCTCCTTGATGGCTTTGTATTGCCTTGGTGGAAGCAAAGTAAAGGCA GGTGAAATGTCAGTGGGAATTGTGGCTTCATTTATCGGATACACTTTTACACTAACTTTCGCA GTTCAAGGCCTCGTAAATACCTTTGGAGATCTTCGTACAGCTTTTGCAGCAACTGAGAGAATCAACTCTGTTTTGTCTGGAGCTGAAATTGATGAAGCGCTTGCATATTCTTTAGAGAAAGACATGAAGCAAAAGAAGGTCCGTGATGAGACTTTAGAATTATACTTGGTGAATGGTTCTAATGAGAAGAAACAATCTACCAAAACAAGATACATGTCTTCCTTAAAATTGGGTAGCAGTGTGCGAAGCCTTGCAGAGACAGGTGATATCTGTCTTGAAG ATGTGTATTTCTCGTATCCAGTGAGGCCTGATGTGGAAATCCTCTGTGGTCTTAATTTAATGCTAAAATGTGGAACTGTTACAGCTCTGGTGGGACCAAGTGGTGCAGGGAAAAGTACAGTAGTACAACTATTAGCACGTTTCTATGAG CCAACTCGAGGCCGCATAACTGTTGCAGGAGAAGATTTGCGAACATTTGATAAGAGCGAATGGGCACGGGTTGTCTCTATAGTGAATCAA GAACCTGTTCTTTTCTCTGTATCGGTTGGAGAAAATATCGCCTATGGTCTCCCTGATGAGTTTGTATCCAAGGACGATGTGATAAAGGCAGCCAGGGCTGCCAATGCTCACGAGTTCATAATTTCAATGCCACAG GGTTATGACACATTGGTTGGTGAACGTGGTGGCTTGTTGAGTGGTGGACAGAGGCAG AGGATTGCTATTGCAAGGGCTCTACTGAAGAATGCCCCTATTTTGATTCTCGATGAG GCCACTAGTGCTTTAGACACAGTAAGTGAGCGTCTAGTCCAAGAAGCACTGGACCATCTGATGAAGGGACGAACAACTTTGGTAATTGCTCATAGATTGAGCACAGTTCAGAATGCAGATCAAATTGCTCTTTGTTCTGATGGGAAGATTGCGGAGTTGGGAACACACTTTGAGTTGTTGGAGAGGAAAGGCCAATATGCTTCTCTGGTTGACACTCAGAGGCTCGCATTTGAATAA
- the LOC142182035 gene encoding uncharacterized protein LOC142182035 — protein MRRGEKGVGILVDKDLRELVVEVRKVNYRLMSIKLVAGGFTLNMISAYAPQVGLDEEVKRHFWEDLDEVVRGIPPVRSFSYGEISMATLGRRLGATITCMSALVSELETEVELHCWILLRLLIWKSGKGPCADCKVILSENFTTQHRLLVMYLEIMRKRRKRVVFGLTRIKWGALTKDRAHELGDKLMAMGAWKSSRDASGMWIATANCIREAAREILGVSKGLSGGREGDWWWSNEIQGKVEAKKATYLQVLESVDEEEMKTNKEQYKMAKKDAKLAVTAAKAVAFERLYEELGGK, from the exons ATGCGTAGGGGCGAGAAAGGGGTAGGTATTTTGGTTGATAAGGATCTTCGGGAGCTAGTGGTGGAGGTTAGGAAGGTGAACTATAGGCTGATGAGCATTAAGCTAGTTGCTGGGGGTTTCACTTTAAACATGATTAGTGCGTACGCACCTCAAGTAGGCTTAGACGAGGAGGTCAAAAGGCATTTTTGGGAGGATTTGGATGAGGTTGTGCGTGGTATTCCGCCAGTGAGAAGCTTTTCATATGGGGAGATTTCAATGGCCACATTGGGGCGACGTCTGGGGGCTACGATAACGTGCATGTCGGCTTTGGTTTCGGAGTTAGAAACGGAGGTAGAACTTCATTGCTGGATTTTGCTAAGGCTTTTGATTTG GAAGTCTGGTAAAGGTCCGTGCGCAGACTGCAAGGTCATCCTAAGTGAGAACTTCACAACTCAGCATAGGCTTCTAGTCATGTACTTGGAGATCATGAGGAAGCGTCGAAAGAGGGTTGTGTTTGGCCTAACTAGGATCAAGTGGGGAGCTTTGACTAAAGACAGAGCACATGAGTTGGGGGATAAGTTGATGGCTATGGGAGCATGGAAAAGTAGTAGGGACGCAAGTGGTATGTGGATCGCGACTGCGAACTGCATTAGGGAGGCCGCTAGAGAGATATTAGGGGTCTCGAAGGGCTTGTCTGGTGGCCGCGAAGGGGATTGGTGGTGGAGTAATGAGATTCAAGGCAAAGTGGAAGCCAAGAAAGCGACATATCTACAGGTCCTAGAAAGCGTGGACGAGGAGGAAATGAAGACGAATAAGGAGCAATATAAGATGGCTAAGAAGGACGCAAAATTAGCAGTTACAGCGGCCAAGGCTGTTGCGTTTGAACGCTTGTATGAAGAACTTGGAGGCAAATGA
- the LOC107770825 gene encoding ABC transporter B family member 28 isoform X3 yields MSISLVVQDATSLPPILGKIIGRFFEVLIGTRPEPLLELLSKVGLLYALEPIFTIIYVVNMNSIWEKVMSSLRAQIFQRVLIQKVEFFDRYKVGELTALLTTDLGSLKNIVSENTSRDRGFRALSEVVGTLSLLFALSPQLAPILGVLMLTVSILVAVYKRTTVNVFKAHGLVQASIADSVAESFSAIRTVRSFSGEKRQMSVFARQVLEYESSGIKLGTFKSFNESVTRVAVYISLMALYCLGGSKVKAGEMSVGIVASFIGYTFTLTFAVQGLVNTFGDLRTAFAATERINSVLSGAEIDEALAYSLEKDMKQKKVRDETLELYLVNGSNEKKQSTKTRYMSSLKLGSSVRSLAETGDICLEDVYFSYPVRPDVEILCGLNLMLKCGTVTALVGPSGAGKSTVVQLLARFYEPTRGRITVAGEDLRTFDKSEWARVVSIVNQEPVLFSVSVGENIAYGLPDEFVSKDDVIKAARAANAHEFIISMPQGYDTLVGERGGLLSGGQRQRIAIARALLKNAPILILDEATSALDTVSERLVQEALDHLMKGRTTLVIAHRLSTVQNADQIALCSDGKIAELGTHFELLERKGQYASLVDTQRLAFE; encoded by the exons ATGTCAATTAGCTTGGTAGTTCAAGATGCTACCAGTCTACCACCCATATTAGGCAAGATTATAG GAAGATTTTTTGAAGTACTTATCGGAACAAGACCAGAGCCTCTGTTGGAACTGCTCAGTAAAGTGGGACTTCTATATGCACTGGAGCCAATTTTTACAATTATCTATGTGGTGAACATGAATTCCATTTGGGAGAAGGTTATGTCCAGCTTAAGGGCTCAAATTTTTCAGAGAGTACTGATTCAAAAG GTTGAGTTTTTTGACCGTTACAAG GTTGGTGAGTTAACAGCTCTATTAACAACTGATCTTGGTTCACTCAAAAATATTGTCAGTGAGAATACTTCACGGGATCGTGGTTTTAGGGCATTATCAGAG GTGGTTGGAACATTGTCCTTATTGTTTGCTCTATCTCCTCAGCTTGCTCCAATTTTGGGCGTACTCATGCTCACCGTGTCTATTTTAGTCG CTGTGTACAAGAGGACAACTGTAAATGTCTTCAAGGCTCATGGACTGGTCCAAGCATCAATAGCTGATTCTGTGGCCGAGTCATTTTCTGCCATTCGCACT GTGAGGTCATTTAGTGGGGAGAAGCGTCAGATGTCAGTGTTTGCTCGCCAG GTACTCGAGTATGAGAGTAGTGGAATAAAGCTTGGAACGTTCAAATCCTTCAATGAGTCAGTAACTAGGGTGGCAGTTTATATCTCCTTGATGGCTTTGTATTGCCTTGGTGGAAGCAAAGTAAAGGCA GGTGAAATGTCAGTGGGAATTGTGGCTTCATTTATCGGATACACTTTTACACTAACTTTCGCA GTTCAAGGCCTCGTAAATACCTTTGGAGATCTTCGTACAGCTTTTGCAGCAACTGAGAGAATCAACTCTGTTTTGTCTGGAGCTGAAATTGATGAAGCGCTTGCATATTCTTTAGAGAAAGACATGAAGCAAAAGAAGGTCCGTGATGAGACTTTAGAATTATACTTGGTGAATGGTTCTAATGAGAAGAAACAATCTACCAAAACAAGATACATGTCTTCCTTAAAATTGGGTAGCAGTGTGCGAAGCCTTGCAGAGACAGGTGATATCTGTCTTGAAG ATGTGTATTTCTCGTATCCAGTGAGGCCTGATGTGGAAATCCTCTGTGGTCTTAATTTAATGCTAAAATGTGGAACTGTTACAGCTCTGGTGGGACCAAGTGGTGCAGGGAAAAGTACAGTAGTACAACTATTAGCACGTTTCTATGAG CCAACTCGAGGCCGCATAACTGTTGCAGGAGAAGATTTGCGAACATTTGATAAGAGCGAATGGGCACGGGTTGTCTCTATAGTGAATCAA GAACCTGTTCTTTTCTCTGTATCGGTTGGAGAAAATATCGCCTATGGTCTCCCTGATGAGTTTGTATCCAAGGACGATGTGATAAAGGCAGCCAGGGCTGCCAATGCTCACGAGTTCATAATTTCAATGCCACAG GGTTATGACACATTGGTTGGTGAACGTGGTGGCTTGTTGAGTGGTGGACAGAGGCAG AGGATTGCTATTGCAAGGGCTCTACTGAAGAATGCCCCTATTTTGATTCTCGATGAG GCCACTAGTGCTTTAGACACAGTAAGTGAGCGTCTAGTCCAAGAAGCACTGGACCATCTGATGAAGGGACGAACAACTTTGGTAATTGCTCATAGATTGAGCACAGTTCAGAATGCAGATCAAATTGCTCTTTGTTCTGATGGGAAGATTGCGGAGTTGGGAACACACTTTGAGTTGTTGGAGAGGAAAGGCCAATATGCTTCTCTGGTTGACACTCAGAGGCTCGCATTTGAATAA
- the LOC107770825 gene encoding ABC transporter B family member 28 isoform X2 has protein sequence MSISLVVQDATSLPPILGKIIGEISAQVKRHYGRFFEVLIGTRPEPLLELLSKVGLLYALEPIFTIIYVVNMNSIWEKVMSSLRAQIFQRVLIQKVEFFDRYKVGELTALLTTDLGSLKNIVSENTSRDRGFRALSEVVGTLSLLFALSPQLAPILGVLMLTVSILVAVYKRTTVNVFKAHGLVQASIADSVAESFSAIRTVRSFSGEKRQMSVFARQVLEYESSGIKLGTFKSFNESVTRVAVYISLMALYCLGGSKVKAGEMSVGIVASFIGYTFTLTFAVQGLVNTFGDLRTAFAATERINSVLSGAEIDEALAYSLEKDMKQKKVRDETLELYLVNGSNEKKQSTKTRYMSSLKLGSSVRSLAETGDICLEDVYFSYPVRPDVEILCGLNLMLKCGTVTALVGPSGAGKSTVVQLLARFYEPTRGRITVAGEDLRTFDKSEWARVVSIVNQEPVLFSVSVGENIAYGLPDEFVSKDDVIKAARAANAHEFIISMPQGYDTLVGERGGLLSGGQRQRIAIARALLKNAPILILDEATSALDTVSERLVQEALDHLMKGRTTLVIAHRLSTVQNADQIALCSDGKIAELGTHFELLERKGQYASLVDTQRLAFE, from the exons ATGTCAATTAGCTTGGTAGTTCAAGATGCTACCAGTCTACCACCCATATTAGGCAAGATTATAGGTGAAATTTCAGCACAAGTGAAAAGACACTATG GAAGATTTTTTGAAGTACTTATCGGAACAAGACCAGAGCCTCTGTTGGAACTGCTCAGTAAAGTGGGACTTCTATATGCACTGGAGCCAATTTTTACAATTATCTATGTGGTGAACATGAATTCCATTTGGGAGAAGGTTATGTCCAGCTTAAGGGCTCAAATTTTTCAGAGAGTACTGATTCAAAAG GTTGAGTTTTTTGACCGTTACAAG GTTGGTGAGTTAACAGCTCTATTAACAACTGATCTTGGTTCACTCAAAAATATTGTCAGTGAGAATACTTCACGGGATCGTGGTTTTAGGGCATTATCAGAG GTGGTTGGAACATTGTCCTTATTGTTTGCTCTATCTCCTCAGCTTGCTCCAATTTTGGGCGTACTCATGCTCACCGTGTCTATTTTAGTCG CTGTGTACAAGAGGACAACTGTAAATGTCTTCAAGGCTCATGGACTGGTCCAAGCATCAATAGCTGATTCTGTGGCCGAGTCATTTTCTGCCATTCGCACT GTGAGGTCATTTAGTGGGGAGAAGCGTCAGATGTCAGTGTTTGCTCGCCAG GTACTCGAGTATGAGAGTAGTGGAATAAAGCTTGGAACGTTCAAATCCTTCAATGAGTCAGTAACTAGGGTGGCAGTTTATATCTCCTTGATGGCTTTGTATTGCCTTGGTGGAAGCAAAGTAAAGGCA GGTGAAATGTCAGTGGGAATTGTGGCTTCATTTATCGGATACACTTTTACACTAACTTTCGCA GTTCAAGGCCTCGTAAATACCTTTGGAGATCTTCGTACAGCTTTTGCAGCAACTGAGAGAATCAACTCTGTTTTGTCTGGAGCTGAAATTGATGAAGCGCTTGCATATTCTTTAGAGAAAGACATGAAGCAAAAGAAGGTCCGTGATGAGACTTTAGAATTATACTTGGTGAATGGTTCTAATGAGAAGAAACAATCTACCAAAACAAGATACATGTCTTCCTTAAAATTGGGTAGCAGTGTGCGAAGCCTTGCAGAGACAGGTGATATCTGTCTTGAAG ATGTGTATTTCTCGTATCCAGTGAGGCCTGATGTGGAAATCCTCTGTGGTCTTAATTTAATGCTAAAATGTGGAACTGTTACAGCTCTGGTGGGACCAAGTGGTGCAGGGAAAAGTACAGTAGTACAACTATTAGCACGTTTCTATGAG CCAACTCGAGGCCGCATAACTGTTGCAGGAGAAGATTTGCGAACATTTGATAAGAGCGAATGGGCACGGGTTGTCTCTATAGTGAATCAA GAACCTGTTCTTTTCTCTGTATCGGTTGGAGAAAATATCGCCTATGGTCTCCCTGATGAGTTTGTATCCAAGGACGATGTGATAAAGGCAGCCAGGGCTGCCAATGCTCACGAGTTCATAATTTCAATGCCACAG GGTTATGACACATTGGTTGGTGAACGTGGTGGCTTGTTGAGTGGTGGACAGAGGCAG AGGATTGCTATTGCAAGGGCTCTACTGAAGAATGCCCCTATTTTGATTCTCGATGAG GCCACTAGTGCTTTAGACACAGTAAGTGAGCGTCTAGTCCAAGAAGCACTGGACCATCTGATGAAGGGACGAACAACTTTGGTAATTGCTCATAGATTGAGCACAGTTCAGAATGCAGATCAAATTGCTCTTTGTTCTGATGGGAAGATTGCGGAGTTGGGAACACACTTTGAGTTGTTGGAGAGGAAAGGCCAATATGCTTCTCTGGTTGACACTCAGAGGCTCGCATTTGAATAA